A single Providencia manganoxydans DNA region contains:
- a CDS encoding DedA family protein: MELVKELFFALWHQDYATLSNPALVWAIYFMLFAILFLENGVLPAAFLPGDSLLILVGVLIAKGTLSYPLTIVILTAGASLGCWVGYIQGRWLGNTKLVKGWLAHLPEHYHQRAYGLFHRHGLAALLIGRFLAFVRTLLPTIAGLAGLQNGRFQVFNWLSGLLWVLILTAIGFGFGKSPIFLQYEHHIMNVLMLIPVGLLILGLIGSIAVVVKKKLSTKK; the protein is encoded by the coding sequence ATGGAATTAGTTAAAGAACTATTTTTTGCCCTTTGGCATCAAGACTATGCAACCCTATCCAATCCTGCGTTGGTCTGGGCGATTTACTTTATGTTATTTGCAATTCTTTTTCTTGAGAATGGGGTTCTCCCTGCCGCATTCCTACCAGGTGACAGTTTACTGATCCTTGTTGGTGTTCTCATTGCAAAAGGTACACTGAGTTACCCATTGACGATTGTTATTTTGACAGCTGGCGCAAGTCTAGGGTGCTGGGTTGGCTATATTCAAGGACGATGGCTGGGTAATACTAAGTTGGTAAAAGGTTGGTTAGCACACCTCCCTGAACACTACCACCAACGCGCTTACGGCCTGTTTCATCGTCATGGCCTAGCAGCACTATTGATAGGTCGTTTCTTAGCTTTTGTTAGGACATTATTACCGACAATCGCAGGGCTCGCAGGCCTACAAAATGGTCGTTTTCAAGTGTTTAATTGGCTAAGTGGCCTACTTTGGGTGCTGATCCTAACTGCAATTGGTTTTGGCTTTGGTAAAAGCCCGATATTTCTGCAATATGAACACCACATTATGAATGTGCTGATGTTGATCCCTGTAGGACTATTGATCCTTGGTCTTATCGGCAGTATCGCAGTGGTCGTCAAGAAAAAGCTATCAACCAAGAAATAA
- a CDS encoding DUF883 family protein, which produces MSSNHSSEELRAELKALADSLEAMLNDTGNKSKEEIESLKHKAQDALSSSRAKLSQAGEKITEQTKEIAGRADNYVRENPWTGIGIGAAVGVVLGVLLAKR; this is translated from the coding sequence ATGTCATCGAACCATTCATCAGAAGAACTACGCGCAGAACTCAAAGCACTGGCAGACTCTTTAGAAGCGATGCTCAACGATACCGGAAACAAATCAAAAGAAGAAATAGAGAGCCTAAAACATAAAGCACAAGATGCCCTGTCATCTTCACGCGCTAAACTCAGCCAAGCTGGTGAAAAAATCACTGAGCAAACCAAAGAAATTGCCGGTCGTGCAGATAATTATGTTCGCGAAAACCCATGGACAGGTATCGGTATTGGTGCAGCTGTTGGCGTTGTTCTCGGCGTATTGCTCGCTAAACGTTAA
- a CDS encoding LysR family transcriptional regulator: MSKERALTLESLRVMDAIDRRGSFAAAADELGRVPSALSYTMQKLEEELDVILFDRSGHRTKFTNVGRMLLERGRVLLEAADKLTSDAEALAKGWETHLTLVCEALVPACDLFPLVDKLSEKSDTQLSILTEVLAGAWERLESGKADIVIAPDMHFRSSSEINSKSLYSINHVYVASPDHPIHQEPEPLSDVTRVKYRGIAVADTARERPVITVQLLDKQQRLTVSTIEDKRNALLAGLGVATMPYPLVEQDIREGRLRVVSAEYSHQTNIIMAWRRDSMGEAKSWCLREIPKLFANKNK, translated from the coding sequence ATGAGTAAAGAGAGAGCATTAACACTTGAATCATTAAGGGTGATGGATGCGATCGACCGTCGCGGTAGCTTCGCGGCTGCTGCTGATGAATTGGGTCGTGTACCCTCAGCACTCAGCTATACAATGCAAAAATTGGAAGAAGAGCTCGATGTGATCCTATTCGATCGTTCTGGACATCGAACAAAATTTACGAATGTCGGCAGAATGTTGTTAGAGCGTGGTCGAGTGTTACTGGAAGCAGCTGATAAACTCACCTCAGATGCTGAGGCGCTAGCTAAAGGTTGGGAGACTCACTTGACCCTTGTTTGTGAAGCATTGGTTCCGGCCTGTGATTTATTTCCTTTAGTTGATAAATTGTCTGAAAAATCCGACACACAACTTTCTATTTTAACCGAAGTTCTTGCAGGGGCATGGGAGCGCTTAGAAAGTGGTAAAGCGGATATTGTGATTGCGCCAGATATGCATTTTCGCTCATCTTCTGAGATCAATTCGAAATCGTTATACAGTATCAACCATGTGTATGTGGCTAGTCCTGATCATCCTATTCATCAAGAGCCTGAACCACTTTCTGATGTTACGAGAGTCAAATATCGAGGCATTGCGGTTGCTGATACCGCTCGCGAAAGACCCGTGATCACCGTTCAACTATTAGATAAACAACAACGGCTAACAGTTTCGACTATCGAAGATAAACGTAATGCATTATTAGCAGGTTTAGGCGTCGCGACGATGCCTTATCCATTGGTGGAGCAAGATATTCGAGAAGGGCGCTTGCGTGTTGTTAGTGCAGAGTATAGCCATCAAACCAATATTATTATGGCGTGGCGCCGAGATAGTATGGGGGAAGCCAAATCGTGGTGTTTGCGTGAGATCCCAAAACTGTTTGCCAATAAAAACAAATAA
- a CDS encoding BglG family transcription antiterminator, with protein sequence MALFIQQRLNQIFACILDEVVPQDELAKRFSVSTRTIRSDINEINELIQNYSAHIIYERGRGYCLKVDDEALFAKLTQQNEAENGIPRTSKERVDALLLKLLMLSLPVKLDDIAEEWFISRGTLQQDMSIVREHLQKYQILLESIPHQGIRLNGSEWAIRACMTETLWRRFSQQLNHDLATFQPECLDNLDLTYIDKVLHNSMNRFDIRLSNEGHLYLVFNCAVTILRITRGHELTSIIKNHDSEETLRKACDEVSKGLIYFLGSDLSSPELSYLHDQIIAQRISNQDVAQQKSGSHSELVEYILNYINELYNYDLRNDEKLKRDLNTHIAALITRLQYHIITPNPLLSDIKQYYPFAYDVTLSALTSASKQLLPYPINEDELGYLAVHIGVSLERNYGAGSIRQTEVLVVTDAGNSTFRVVESKIMREFPQLKFSRGLTLQEYESLDQVEEDFVITTVRISEKNKPVIKIAPFPTPYQLEQVGRLAMMDQTRPYIIERFFDERYFMVINDKISQETLFQTVCQKLQQDGYVTADFYPSLQERESIVSTLLGEGIALPHSLGLLANKTVVVTIVAPKGIEWNKDTKENAYVIFLLAISKADYEEAMAIYDLFVTFVKEKTTRRLVTVKNFNEFQVIAKDSLARIL encoded by the coding sequence GTGGCTTTATTCATTCAACAACGACTTAATCAAATTTTTGCCTGTATCCTTGATGAGGTTGTTCCTCAAGATGAACTAGCAAAGCGTTTTTCCGTTTCAACACGGACAATTCGTTCTGATATCAATGAAATTAATGAGTTGATACAAAATTATAGCGCCCATATTATCTATGAGCGTGGTCGCGGTTATTGTTTAAAAGTCGATGATGAAGCGCTTTTCGCCAAACTAACACAACAAAATGAAGCTGAAAATGGCATCCCCCGCACCAGCAAAGAGCGCGTCGATGCATTACTATTAAAATTATTGATGCTTTCCTTACCCGTTAAATTGGATGATATTGCTGAAGAGTGGTTTATCAGCCGTGGAACCCTACAGCAAGATATGAGTATCGTCAGGGAACATCTACAAAAATACCAAATACTATTAGAAAGCATTCCACATCAAGGGATCCGCCTTAACGGTAGCGAATGGGCAATCCGAGCCTGCATGACTGAAACGTTATGGCGTCGCTTTTCACAACAGCTAAATCATGACTTAGCCACTTTCCAGCCTGAATGCTTAGATAACCTTGATTTAACCTATATCGATAAAGTGCTACATAACAGCATGAATCGCTTTGATATTCGTCTCAGTAATGAAGGCCATCTCTACTTAGTATTTAACTGTGCAGTGACTATTTTACGTATTACACGTGGTCATGAGCTGACCTCCATTATCAAGAATCATGATAGTGAAGAAACCTTACGTAAAGCCTGTGATGAGGTATCTAAAGGATTGATTTATTTCCTTGGTAGCGATCTCTCCAGTCCAGAGCTCAGCTACCTTCATGATCAAATCATTGCCCAGCGGATCAGCAATCAAGATGTTGCTCAGCAAAAAAGTGGTAGCCACAGTGAGTTAGTTGAATACATTCTTAATTATATTAATGAATTATATAACTATGACTTACGTAATGATGAAAAACTCAAGCGTGATCTTAACACGCATATTGCGGCACTGATCACTCGACTTCAATATCATATCATCACACCTAACCCGCTCCTGAGTGATATAAAACAATATTACCCCTTCGCCTATGATGTCACCTTAAGTGCACTAACCAGTGCGAGCAAACAATTACTTCCTTACCCCATTAATGAAGATGAACTGGGTTACCTTGCCGTGCATATTGGTGTTAGCTTAGAAAGAAACTATGGCGCAGGCTCTATTCGGCAAACTGAAGTGCTTGTGGTGACTGATGCGGGGAACTCAACTTTTCGGGTGGTGGAGTCAAAAATCATGCGTGAATTCCCACAACTGAAGTTTAGCCGAGGTCTGACACTGCAAGAGTATGAATCCCTAGATCAAGTAGAAGAAGATTTTGTGATCACCACCGTGCGTATCTCTGAAAAAAATAAACCGGTGATTAAAATTGCGCCCTTTCCGACTCCTTATCAATTAGAACAAGTCGGTCGACTGGCCATGATGGATCAAACTCGCCCATATATTATTGAGCGTTTCTTTGATGAACGTTACTTTATGGTGATTAACGATAAGATCAGTCAAGAAACGTTATTCCAAACCGTTTGCCAAAAGCTACAACAAGATGGCTATGTCACTGCTGATTTTTACCCTTCGCTACAAGAGCGAGAGTCTATTGTCTCTACTCTACTTGGTGAAGGCATCGCCCTACCACATTCACTGGGATTGCTGGCTAACAAAACAGTGGTCGTAACAATTGTGGCGCCTAAAGGTATCGAGTGGAATAAAGACACCAAAGAAAATGCGTATGTCATTTTCTTACTGGCGATCAGTAAAGCTGATTATGAAGAAGCAATGGCTATCTACGATCTATTTGTCACCTTTGTGAAAGAGAAAACCACTCGCCGATTAGTAACAGTTAAAAACTTCAACGAATTCCAAGTGATAGCCAAAGACAGCTTAGCGCGTATCCTTTAA
- the sstT gene encoding serine/threonine transporter SstT, with protein METNRMGLWQAVTRGSLVKQILVGLIAGILLAWLWPTGAKNVALLGDLFVSALKAVAPVLVWVLVMASIANHRKGQKTSIRPILVLYILGTFFAALVAVMGSFLFPSNLVLAVGDTQLTPPSNIAEVLKGLLINIFANPVDALIKGNYIGILAWAIGLGIALRHASDATKSMIQDFSESVTQLVRVVIRLAPLGIFGLVASTIATTGFATLKGYFHVLAVLIGCMLVVALIVNPIIVYWKIKRNPYPLVFACLRESGVTAFFTRSSAANIPVNMGMCRRMNLHEDTYSVSIPLGATINMGGAAVTITVLTLAAVHTLGIPVDIPTALLLSIVAAVCACGASGVAGGSLLLIPLACNMFGISNEIAMQVVAVGVMIGVLQDSAETALNSSTDVLFTAAVCLSEDEKLIDPEAQFSQKDP; from the coding sequence ATGGAAACGAACAGAATGGGGTTATGGCAGGCCGTAACAAGAGGCAGTTTAGTTAAACAAATACTTGTTGGTTTAATTGCGGGTATTTTATTGGCATGGTTATGGCCAACAGGAGCAAAAAACGTTGCACTGTTGGGGGATTTATTTGTTAGTGCGTTAAAAGCGGTTGCGCCAGTCTTAGTTTGGGTACTGGTTATGGCATCGATTGCTAATCACCGTAAAGGGCAAAAAACTAGTATTCGTCCAATCTTAGTATTGTATATATTAGGTACCTTCTTTGCCGCATTGGTTGCGGTAATGGGATCCTTTTTATTTCCATCAAACCTTGTTTTAGCCGTTGGTGATACTCAACTTACGCCTCCAAGTAATATTGCTGAAGTGCTTAAGGGTTTATTAATCAATATTTTTGCTAATCCAGTCGATGCACTGATCAAAGGTAACTATATTGGTATTCTTGCTTGGGCAATCGGTTTAGGGATTGCTTTACGCCACGCAAGTGACGCAACTAAGAGTATGATCCAAGACTTCTCAGAAAGCGTCACTCAGCTAGTAAGAGTGGTGATCCGTTTAGCACCTCTTGGTATTTTCGGACTGGTTGCGTCGACCATTGCGACTACAGGGTTTGCTACTCTAAAAGGCTACTTCCATGTATTGGCTGTATTGATTGGTTGTATGTTGGTCGTAGCGCTGATTGTTAACCCAATCATTGTTTACTGGAAAATTAAACGTAACCCTTATCCGCTGGTTTTTGCTTGTCTACGTGAGAGCGGTGTTACCGCCTTCTTTACCCGCAGTTCGGCAGCCAATATTCCAGTAAATATGGGAATGTGTCGCCGTATGAACCTTCATGAAGACACTTATTCAGTTTCGATTCCATTAGGTGCAACCATTAACATGGGTGGGGCTGCGGTTACGATTACAGTGCTGACATTAGCAGCCGTACATACATTAGGTATCCCTGTTGATATTCCAACGGCATTATTGCTGAGCATAGTCGCCGCGGTGTGTGCTTGTGGGGCATCTGGTGTTGCTGGAGGCTCATTATTGTTGATCCCATTGGCTTGTAATATGTTTGGTATTTCCAATGAAATTGCTATGCAAGTGGTCGCGGTAGGAGTGATGATTGGTGTGTTACAGGATTCCGCAGAAACTGCACTTAATTCATCAACTGACGTATTATTTACCGCCGCGGTTTGTTTGTCTGAAGATGAAAAGTTAATTGATCCAGAAGCTCAATTTTCACAGAAAGATCCGTGA
- a CDS encoding phage holin family protein, whose product MEQQERQGPGKGVLATLQRIAGIAVQMVETRIQLIAVELEEEKTTLIQLILMAGITLLFTAFGLMCLLGLIFWSVDPIYRYQALAITTGVLILLAIIGAIWTLKKAKQSTLLGATREQLKKDSKALVGSDNEQK is encoded by the coding sequence ATGGAACAACAAGAGCGTCAAGGCCCCGGTAAAGGGGTCCTAGCTACCTTGCAGCGCATTGCTGGCATCGCAGTACAAATGGTAGAAACCCGCATTCAATTAATTGCGGTTGAGTTAGAGGAAGAAAAAACCACCCTAATTCAACTTATTTTAATGGCGGGTATCACTCTACTATTTACCGCCTTTGGATTAATGTGTCTGCTTGGTCTGATCTTTTGGTCAGTTGATCCTATTTATCGCTATCAAGCTCTAGCGATTACCACGGGTGTTCTTATTTTGTTAGCCATTATTGGGGCTATTTGGACACTCAAAAAAGCGAAACAGTCGACTTTACTTGGTGCAACCCGCGAACAATTAAAGAAGGACTCAAAAGCTTTGGTAGGATCAGATAATGAACAAAAGTAA
- a CDS encoding SFCGS family glycine-rich protein, with the protein MKQVVVAIGDRLGKGQKVAAGVEAAGGKAVVVPGVAADMKLGDVMNAEQANLGISFCGSGGAGAITAQTKYGYKARYGMRSIEEGETAIAEGCIVLGFGFMDKEELGERLVKAYIKKYGDA; encoded by the coding sequence ATGAAACAAGTTGTTGTTGCTATCGGAGATCGTTTAGGTAAAGGCCAAAAAGTCGCTGCTGGTGTTGAAGCAGCTGGCGGTAAAGCCGTTGTTGTGCCAGGTGTCGCTGCTGATATGAAATTAGGCGACGTGATGAATGCAGAACAAGCTAACTTGGGGATCTCTTTCTGCGGTAGTGGCGGTGCAGGCGCAATCACTGCTCAAACTAAATATGGTTACAAAGCACGTTACGGTATGCGTTCAATCGAAGAAGGCGAAACCGCGATTGCAGAAGGTTGCATCGTGTTAGGTTTCGGTTTTATGGATAAAGAAGAACTCGGCGAGCGCTTGGTTAAAGCCTATATCAAAAAATACGGCGACGCATAA
- a CDS encoding transcriptional antiterminator produces the protein MSESVVVFKMSEHNLDIDEVTQELLAVISGWLKQENCYTTDVQQQMLESHLRAMVARAKTGEALPEVDISLFDEISQHSIALSQRVVDTLPGLAPEETFLLSVHFEVIRSND, from the coding sequence ATGAGTGAATCAGTTGTCGTTTTCAAGATGTCAGAACATAACCTCGACATCGATGAAGTAACACAGGAGCTGTTAGCCGTCATTAGTGGTTGGCTTAAACAGGAAAATTGCTACACCACCGATGTACAACAACAGATGTTGGAGTCTCATCTAAGAGCCATGGTAGCAAGAGCAAAAACAGGCGAAGCATTACCTGAAGTGGATATCAGTCTGTTCGATGAAATCTCACAACACTCTATTGCGCTGTCGCAACGTGTTGTCGATACCCTGCCGGGATTGGCACCAGAGGAGACATTTTTACTTTCAGTTCACTTTGAAGTAATCCGTTCGAATGATTAA
- a CDS encoding TerC family protein — translation MHSVGNPVLWGSFAAIILFMLLVDLFWQGKHKGQAMSMKQAAAWSILWVTLSLIFAGGFWWYLNDTVSAEFANSQTMAFLTGYLLEKALAVDNVFVWLMLFGYFAIPANLQRRVLVYGVLGAIVLRTIMIFAGSWLVTQFSWILYLFGLFLLFTGLKMAFAKEDDSPINDKPLVKWVRSHLRMTDELHGEKFFIKRNGVLFATPLILVLILVEISDVIFAVDSIPAIFAVTTDPFIVLTSNLFAILGLRAMYFLLAGVAEKFSMLKYGLAVILTFIGVKMLLMDVYHIPTAISLGVVAAILVITLIINTIVNKRNASHY, via the coding sequence ATGCACTCTGTGGGTAATCCTGTTTTATGGGGTAGTTTTGCGGCCATAATCTTGTTCATGTTGCTTGTCGATTTGTTTTGGCAAGGTAAGCACAAAGGACAAGCGATGTCGATGAAACAAGCTGCGGCTTGGAGTATTCTTTGGGTCACTTTATCACTGATCTTTGCTGGTGGGTTCTGGTGGTATCTCAACGACACTGTTAGCGCTGAATTTGCGAATAGCCAAACAATGGCATTTTTAACGGGTTATCTACTAGAAAAAGCACTTGCGGTTGATAATGTATTTGTGTGGTTAATGTTGTTCGGCTACTTTGCGATCCCTGCTAACCTACAAAGAAGAGTATTGGTCTATGGCGTGCTCGGTGCCATCGTACTGCGTACGATTATGATCTTTGCGGGTAGTTGGCTAGTCACCCAATTTAGCTGGATCCTATACCTATTTGGCCTGTTTCTGTTGTTTACCGGACTTAAAATGGCGTTTGCCAAAGAAGACGATTCCCCCATTAATGATAAGCCATTAGTCAAATGGGTACGTTCACATTTACGTATGACCGATGAGTTGCATGGCGAGAAGTTTTTTATCAAACGCAATGGTGTGTTATTTGCAACACCGTTGATTTTAGTACTGATCTTAGTTGAAATTAGTGACGTTATATTTGCTGTTGATAGCATCCCTGCAATTTTTGCTGTCACGACTGACCCATTTATTGTACTCACATCAAATCTATTTGCGATTTTGGGTCTGCGTGCAATGTACTTCTTGCTCGCCGGTGTTGCTGAAAAATTCAGTATGCTTAAGTATGGATTAGCGGTGATTTTAACCTTTATTGGCGTCAAGATGCTATTAATGGATGTTTACCATATTCCAACCGCGATTTCGCTTGGTGTGGTGGCTGCCATTTTAGTGATTACTTTGATTATCAATACGATCGTCAATAAACGAAACGCCTCTCATTATTAA
- a CDS encoding NADPH-dependent 2,4-dienoyl-CoA reductase, which translates to MSNFPHLFSPLDLGHTVLKNRILMGSMHTGLEEHPEGSQRLANFYRLRAENGVSLIITGGIAPNKEGALTAHGAVLNCPEQLPFHQAITQAVHQADGKIALQILHAGRYGFHPHIVAPSAIQAEITPFAPKALTEQEITQTIDDFINTAKLAQQAGYDGVEIMGSEGYLINQFITKRTNHRTDQWGGSYENRIRFPLEIVRQIRQHVGANFIIIYRLSMLDLVEDGSNWQEVLYLAKAIEQAGATMINTGIGWHEARIPTIATQVPRSAFSWVTEKLMGHVNIPLITTNRINDPFVAERILATGQADMVSMARPFLADEAFVRKAQENRADEINTCIGCNQACLDQIFNGKLASCLVNPQAVRELDYPNEKATQLKSVAIVGAGPAGLSCAIYAAKRGHKVTLFEKSDQIGGQFNMAKQIPGKEEFYETIRYFCRQLELLNIDVRLDHQADINDLIDFDEVIIATGVVPRAIHLEGVNHRKVLSYIDVLLGKRVVGHSVAIIGAGGIGFDIAEYLSQKGQSSSLNPPLFNQEWNIDTNIHSAGGLFKHSSPPIQSPRQLYLLQRKNSKVGAGLGKTTGWVHRLSLMKRGVKMLNSVEYMSVDDDGLHIRHQDQVRCLPVDNVILCAGQEPYRPLKEQLSQRGINAYVIGGADVAAELDARRAIEQGMQVAYQL; encoded by the coding sequence ATGAGCAATTTCCCACATCTTTTTTCCCCTCTCGATTTGGGGCACACTGTATTAAAGAACCGTATTTTAATGGGTTCAATGCATACCGGCCTTGAAGAGCACCCTGAAGGTAGTCAACGCTTAGCTAATTTCTATCGATTACGCGCAGAAAATGGCGTTAGTTTGATCATTACTGGTGGAATTGCACCAAATAAAGAAGGTGCATTAACAGCCCATGGTGCCGTACTTAATTGCCCTGAGCAGCTACCTTTTCATCAAGCGATCACTCAGGCAGTTCATCAAGCCGACGGTAAAATCGCCTTACAAATTTTACATGCGGGTCGCTATGGTTTTCACCCACATATCGTTGCTCCCAGTGCCATTCAAGCTGAAATTACCCCTTTTGCACCCAAAGCGTTGACTGAACAAGAGATAACTCAAACTATTGATGATTTCATCAACACGGCAAAACTTGCACAACAAGCGGGGTATGATGGCGTTGAAATTATGGGTTCAGAAGGTTATTTAATTAACCAATTTATTACTAAACGAACTAATCATAGAACTGATCAATGGGGTGGTAGCTACGAAAACAGAATTCGTTTTCCATTGGAAATTGTTCGCCAAATCCGCCAGCACGTAGGGGCGAATTTTATTATTATTTATCGACTTTCGATGCTTGATCTCGTCGAAGATGGCTCTAATTGGCAAGAAGTTCTCTATCTAGCCAAAGCTATCGAGCAAGCAGGTGCAACCATGATTAATACAGGTATCGGGTGGCACGAAGCTAGGATCCCAACCATCGCTACACAAGTACCACGCAGTGCATTTAGCTGGGTAACTGAAAAATTAATGGGGCACGTCAATATCCCACTGATCACAACGAATAGGATCAATGACCCTTTTGTTGCTGAACGGATCCTTGCCACCGGGCAAGCCGATATGGTTTCCATGGCACGCCCATTCCTTGCTGATGAGGCATTTGTACGTAAAGCACAGGAAAATCGTGCCGATGAAATCAATACCTGTATCGGTTGCAACCAAGCCTGCCTTGATCAAATTTTTAACGGCAAACTCGCCTCTTGCCTTGTTAACCCACAAGCCGTTAGAGAACTTGACTATCCAAATGAAAAAGCCACGCAATTGAAATCTGTTGCTATCGTTGGTGCCGGCCCTGCGGGGCTATCATGTGCGATTTATGCAGCTAAACGCGGACATAAAGTGACCTTGTTTGAAAAATCAGATCAGATCGGTGGCCAATTTAATATGGCGAAGCAGATCCCTGGAAAAGAAGAATTCTATGAAACGATCCGCTACTTTTGCCGCCAGCTCGAACTACTGAATATTGATGTTCGCCTTGATCACCAAGCTGATATTAATGACTTAATAGATTTTGATGAAGTCATTATTGCAACGGGCGTTGTGCCACGGGCCATTCATTTGGAAGGGGTAAATCATCGAAAAGTATTATCTTATATTGATGTTTTGCTCGGTAAACGCGTTGTTGGCCACTCTGTTGCGATTATTGGTGCTGGTGGTATTGGTTTTGATATCGCGGAATATTTAAGCCAAAAAGGCCAAAGCAGTAGTTTGAATCCACCATTATTCAATCAAGAATGGAATATCGATACCAATATTCATTCCGCTGGTGGATTGTTCAAACATTCATCCCCCCCAATACAATCTCCTCGACAACTTTATTTGCTGCAACGTAAAAACAGTAAAGTTGGAGCTGGATTGGGGAAAACAACAGGTTGGGTACATCGCTTATCATTAATGAAACGAGGTGTAAAAATGCTAAATAGCGTTGAATATATGAGCGTTGATGACGATGGGCTGCATATTCGACATCAAGATCAAGTACGCTGCTTACCTGTTGATAATGTTATTCTTTGTGCAGGGCAAGAACCTTATCGCCCTTTGAAAGAGCAGCTATCACAACGTGGTATCAACGCTTATGTGATTGGTGGTGCTGATGTTGCCGCAGAGTTAGACGCAAGAAGGGCAATAGAGCAAGGCATGCAAGTCGCCTATCAATTATAA
- a CDS encoding DoxX family protein — MKNLENGVLLLARIMMPILFIVAGYGKLGDAYEGTQQYMQAMGVPGFLLPLTILLELGGGLAVLFGFLTRTVAIFTAGFTVLTALLFHIDFSVGPNSLMFMKNMTIAGGYLLLAVTGPGKFSIDYLLNKKW; from the coding sequence ATGAAAAATTTAGAAAATGGTGTTTTATTACTTGCTCGTATTATGATGCCAATTCTGTTTATTGTTGCTGGGTATGGCAAATTAGGTGACGCTTATGAAGGCACCCAACAATATATGCAAGCAATGGGTGTTCCAGGGTTTTTATTACCTTTAACTATTTTATTAGAACTGGGTGGTGGACTAGCCGTTCTGTTTGGTTTCCTAACACGAACAGTGGCTATTTTCACGGCTGGGTTTACTGTTTTAACCGCTCTGCTGTTCCATATTGATTTTAGCGTTGGACCAAATAGCTTGATGTTTATGAAGAATATGACGATTGCGGGAGGTTACTTACTCCTTGCTGTGACTGGCCCAGGGAAATTCAGTATCGACTATTTATTAAACAAAAAATGGTAA
- a CDS encoding YqjK-like family protein, which yields MNKSKRQLLVEKKQHLIDKIDQQRTALSAASDDWLQVTEPYDRTWKVIVTFRPIFMAAAGLLSIYTIKRPKRIFSLGKKALATWGVIRTIRGAVNSNQK from the coding sequence ATGAACAAAAGTAAACGCCAATTGCTAGTCGAAAAAAAACAGCACCTGATCGACAAAATTGATCAACAACGTACTGCGTTATCTGCCGCTTCTGATGACTGGTTACAAGTCACTGAGCCTTATGATCGCACATGGAAAGTTATCGTCACTTTTAGGCCAATTTTTATGGCGGCTGCGGGTTTACTGTCTATCTATACCATTAAGCGCCCAAAGCGAATTTTTTCTTTAGGCAAAAAAGCGCTCGCTACTTGGGGTGTCATCCGTACTATCCGGGGCGCTGTCAATTCTAATCAGAAATAA
- a CDS encoding pirin family protein — protein sequence MMTLRAVNHCGKADYGWLQARYSFSFGHYFDPDFMGFKTLRVLNQEVIAPESAFQPKTYPHVDLVNLVLQGSAEYRDSAGNRIEVSEGECIRFSPRPDLSYSEHNICSEKPLTRLQLWLNACPEQEYYPAQKIAVPDDSNMLIASPTGENNSLQLRQQIWITQLNIGSDSPQHIKLKGKNAYLQSIHGGASLTAGSGDTLELRCNDGVFIQDENELTLSSPATIRALLIDIGE from the coding sequence ATGATGACACTAAGAGCCGTTAACCATTGCGGAAAAGCTGATTACGGTTGGCTACAAGCGCGCTATTCGTTTTCCTTTGGCCATTATTTTGATCCTGACTTTATGGGATTTAAAACATTACGAGTATTGAATCAGGAAGTGATTGCACCTGAAAGTGCTTTTCAGCCCAAAACTTACCCGCATGTTGATCTTGTTAACTTAGTTCTACAAGGTAGTGCGGAATACCGAGATAGCGCAGGTAATCGAATAGAGGTGAGTGAAGGCGAATGCATCCGATTTTCACCCCGCCCTGATTTAAGCTACAGTGAGCACAATATCTGTTCCGAAAAGCCATTAACCCGCTTGCAATTATGGCTAAATGCTTGCCCTGAGCAGGAGTACTATCCCGCTCAAAAAATTGCAGTGCCTGATGACAGTAATATGCTCATTGCCTCGCCTACTGGTGAAAACAATAGCTTACAGTTACGTCAACAAATTTGGATCACCCAGCTAAATATTGGCTCTGATAGCCCACAACATATTAAGTTGAAAGGTAAAAATGCTTATCTCCAATCGATCCATGGTGGAGCCAGCCTCACAGCAGGTAGTGGGGATACACTTGAATTACGTTGTAATGACGGTGTATTTATTCAAGATGAAAATGAGTTAACACTTTCTTCTCCAGCCACAATACGTGCATTACTGATTGATATTGGCGAATAA